A part of Anolis sagrei isolate rAnoSag1 chromosome 3, rAnoSag1.mat, whole genome shotgun sequence genomic DNA contains:
- the LOC132770527 gene encoding leucine-rich repeat-containing protein 46-like, with amino-acid sequence MQQQQQQEQHTMSESSSGLNTSCFRFYTSQSSSCSDLSNLDICLPVLSSRNRVIHQIHQPSYDSGIASPLPSDSFKYLTWHELEEHDVQGSQIHCPRVREGPSEEECFLRGEHHTLYAKKQLTEKEKWEQRLQEDWENCMSLNLSYQDLGDLYQVENCIRILRRLIRVERLWLVDNSLTDLSAICLPRCKELKLSKNHFTSFKQLPKIPEIHHLTLDENNIETLDELSDLRHTPLESLVLERNPCEFQENYRKFVFSKLPNLKVLDGIPKLPEDCLPPETNFLCKICTIL; translated from the exons CTCCTCAGGTCTGAACACAAGCTGCTTCAGGTTCTACACCTCCCAATCATCTTCTTGCTCCGATTTAAGCAATCTAGACATTTGTTTACCAGTGTTGTCATCAAGGAACAGAGTGATACATCAAATACATCAACCAAGCTACGATTCTGGCATTGCCTCTCCA CTTCCATCAGATTCTTTCAAGTATCTCACCTGGCATGAATTAGAAGAACATGATGTTCAAGGGAGTCAAATCCACTGTCCTCGAGTGAGAGAAG GTCCTTCTGAAGAAGAGTGTTTTCTCAGAGGAGAACATCACACTCTTTATGCAAAAAAACAACtgacagagaaagagaaatgggaGCAAAGGCTACAAGAGGACTGGGAAAACTGCATG AGTTTAAACCTTTCCTATCAAGATTTGGGAGACCTGTACCAAGTAGAAAACTGTATAAGGATTCTCCGTAGATTAATTCGAGTGGAGAGGCTTTGGCTGGTGGACAACTCATTGACAGATCTAAGTGCCATATGCTTGCCAag ATGCAAAGAACTGAAACTCAGCAAAAATCATTTTACATCCTTCAAACAGCTGCCAAAAATTCCTGAAATTCACCACCTGACCCTTGATGAGAACAACATTGAGACTCTGGATGAATTGTCAGACCTGAGACACACTCCACTGGAATCCCTTGTGCTTGAGAGGAATCCTTGTGAGTTTCAAGAAAACTACAGAAAATT TGTCTTCTCCAAGTTGCCAAACCTGAAAGTACTGGATGGAATCCCAAAACTGCCAGAGGACTGTCTTCCACCAGAAACAAATTTTTTATGTAAAATATGCAccatactataa